The Spiroplasma culicicola AES-1 genomic sequence GTTTAAATAAACTTTCAACGTTCAATTCTTCATTTTTTTCTTTTGATTTTTTATCAATCAATGATAATAACTTAACATCTTTTGGATTTTCAGCCATTACTAAGTCATAAGTTTTTTTCAATGCATTTCCTTTATAAAAAATATCACATACAATTAAAACATTTTTATCTTCCAATGAATCTGTTAAACCTAAATCAATTTTAGCCGTGTGATCTTCACCCGGTTTTCTTGTTATAAATTGAATTGTTACATCAATTGGTAATTCTCTAATTAAGTCTGCTACAAATACAAATGTACTTGATAATTCAGCAACAATTGTTAATTGCTGATTTTCATAAAGTTTTGCATAATCATTTGCAGCTTTAATAACAGCAGCCTTGATTTCTTCTTCAGTTATTAAAGTTACTAATTTGTGATTATCTATCATTTTAATCCATCACCCTTCTAAAAATTTTATCTACATGTCTAATAAAAAAATTAATATCAAATAATTCATCTAACTCATTATCATTACTAATAAATTTAGAAATGTTATTTTTAAGTAGAATAGTCTTAAACTCTTCTCCTGTTTGTTGACATTCTAATGTACAAGCTTGGATAAAGTCATAAACTTCTTCTCTAGAATAATTATACTTCATTAATATGTAAGTTAAAACTCTTTGACTAAAGAATAATCCTTTTTGCTCTTCAATGTGTTTTTCAATGTTTTTCACATTAATAACTAGATTATCAATAGTATTACTCATTCTTCTTAAAATATAGACCAAAATATTGAAAACATCTGGAAGCATTAATCGCTCATTTGAGCTGTGTGAAATATCTCTTTCATGTCACAAAAGATTATTTTCATATGAAGCAGACACAAATGTTCTCACATATCTTGCTAAACCAGATATGTTTTCACTACTAATTGGATTTTTTTTATGAGGCATTGAACTAGAACCTTTTTGTCCTTTATCAAAACCTTCACATATTTCTTGTACTTCACTTCTTTGAAAGTGACGAATTTCAATTGAAATCTTTTCTAAAGTTGAAGCAATATTTGCAAATGTCGACATTAAGTTCGCATGACGATCTCTTTGTGTAACTTGTGTTGATAATGTATCAACATTTAAATCCATTTTTTTAGCAACAATTTCTTCAACTTCTAATTCTAGATTTGCATAATTTCCCATTGAACCAGAAATTTTTGAAACTTCTATTTGCTTTCTTGCAAGATTAAAACGCTCAATTTGGCGTTTTATTTCTTCAAATCATAATAAGAATTTTAAACCTAATGAAGTTGGTTCACCATACATTCCGTGAGTTCTTCCCATAATGATTTGTGTTCTATTT encodes the following:
- the purB gene encoding adenylosuccinate lyase; the encoded protein is MLERYSIKEIEQIWNEDNKLDIWLDVEKFVVEAWSELGVVPQDDLSKILKNSKIDRARMLEIEKETKHDVVAFTRAISETLGEEKKWIHLGLTSTDIVDTAQNKMIQLSNQVVFEALEKLKATLFEKANENRTQIIMGRTHGMYGEPTSLGLKFLLWFEEIKRQIERFNLARKQIEVSKISGSMGNYANLELEVEEIVAKKMDLNVDTLSTQVTQRDRHANLMSTFANIASTLEKISIEIRHFQRSEVQEICEGFDKGQKGSSSMPHKKNPISSENISGLARYVRTFVSASYENNLLWHERDISHSSNERLMLPDVFNILVYILRRMSNTIDNLVINVKNIEKHIEEQKGLFFSQRVLTYILMKYNYSREEVYDFIQACTLECQQTGEEFKTILLKNNISKFISNDNELDELFDINFFIRHVDKIFRRVMD
- a CDS encoding phosphoribosyltransferase translates to MIDNHKLVTLITEEEIKAAVIKAANDYAKLYENQQLTIVAELSSTFVFVADLIRELPIDVTIQFITRKPGEDHTAKIDLGLTDSLEDKNVLIVCDIFYKGNALKKTYDLVMAENPKDVKLLSLIDKKSKEKNEELNVESLFKLDDVFIVGYGLTHNESYRGLKGIYNLQVEEK